In the genome of Rhodospirillales bacterium, the window GCAAGTCTAGCAGGGAGGCTTCACGTCTAGGGAGACGTAGGACCCGTTGGGAACGAGCCCTGTATTCGAGCCTTGCGCTCGAAACCGGAAAACTCGTGATGCTGCGATGCAACATCTAACTTTGATGTATAGCAGCCATTTCGCAGAAGCAACATAGATTTTGATGCATCGCACCCATGCGCGCCGCGCATAAAGGTAGAAAGCCCAGACGCCTTTCCCGCGGCAGGCGCTCAAAATGCCAACCGCCGCGCCTGCACCCCCAAACGCGCACGATAAGTGCCGGTTTTGGGTGACGTATATGCTTTCACCGTTACTGCCGCGCGGAACATGTGATAAAAATGGCATAATCGTTCCGCTCGGAGGTTACTGAAATCTTGTCGGCCGAGCCGCAACTACCGCTCGTTCGCACGCGATTGATTTTCCGGTGCAAAGAACAACTCCGTCTGCCGGCTCATGCCGGCTTCGCTTGGCGCGGCGCCTTTGGCTCTGCCCTCAAGCGCACCGTTTGCGCAATGCGCATGAGGCCGTGCCAGGGCTGCATGCTCAGCGCCAGTTGCATTTATCCATACGTTTTTGAAACCCCTCCGCCGGCGACGGCAGAGAGGATGACCCGCTACGAACGCGTCCCCAATCCATTCTCTCTCTACGCCGGACCTATCGCGACGCGAGTTTGCGAGGAGGGGGACGCTCTTCCGCTTGAACTCACCATCTTCGGCCATGCCTCGCGCCACCTCGGCTATTTCGTGCGAGCGTTCGAGATCGCTGGTGAGCACGGCCTGACCGCGCGCCGGGTGCCGGTCGCGCTCATGCGGGCCGAACGGCTTCCGCTCAACGAGGATGGAGAGCCGGAAACGATATACGAAGCAAACAGCTTCATCAGGTTGCCGCAGCCCGCGGAAGTGTTCCCGCCGCAGTGTCCGGGGCGGGTCGTGGTAAGGGTTGTCACTCCGCTTCGGCTCAAGGAGGCGGGCAACCTCGTCGCCCCTGAACGTTTTGCCGCGCGGCACTTGTTGTCGAGCCTCGTCCGCCGCGTCTCGATGCTCATGTACTTCCATGGCGAAAGCGCGCTGGCGGCCGATTTCCAGCAACTCAAGCGTCTCGCGCAGGGCGTCGATATCTTCGCTCAGAGCCTGCGCTGGGCCGATCTTGTTCGCAGCTCCTCGCGTCAACGCACGCTGATGCAGATGGGCGGAATTGTCGGCAGCGTTGGCCTGGACCTCTGCCGCGCAGAGGCGCTTTGGCCCTACCTGTGGCTCGGTCAGTACATCCAGGCGGGCAAGGGCACGACCATGGGCCTCGGTCACTACCGGCTCGCCACTACCGGCGAGCCCGACCTGTGATCCTGTCCCGATCCTCCGCCAGAGGCACTGCAAGGACAAGGTATCGGCCGATTGTATCGACCAACCAGCCGGAAGGTAACGTCTGCGATGGCAAGATCAGAAGTTGCAAGCATCGACGAGGTGGCGC includes:
- the cas6 gene encoding CRISPR system precrRNA processing endoribonuclease RAMP protein Cas6; translated protein: MTRYERVPNPFSLYAGPIATRVCEEGDALPLELTIFGHASRHLGYFVRAFEIAGEHGLTARRVPVALMRAERLPLNEDGEPETIYEANSFIRLPQPAEVFPPQCPGRVVVRVVTPLRLKEAGNLVAPERFAARHLLSSLVRRVSMLMYFHGESALAADFQQLKRLAQGVDIFAQSLRWADLVRSSSRQRTLMQMGGIVGSVGLDLCRAEALWPYLWLGQYIQAGKGTTMGLGHYRLATTGEPDL